One window of Lacerta agilis isolate rLacAgi1 chromosome 14, rLacAgi1.pri, whole genome shotgun sequence genomic DNA carries:
- the LOC117058681 gene encoding LOW QUALITY PROTEIN: proteasome maturation protein-like (The sequence of the model RefSeq protein was modified relative to this genomic sequence to represent the inferred CDS: inserted 2 bases in 1 codon; deleted 1 base in 1 codon) produces the protein MNSRVFGSQMNNCIPVSDFSAAGASETVINRSFTNVKNERFPVHPLDIPDNFVLLSQDKMNFLSMGNIPGLHAPLKLKMEFQAVKQVQRLPFLPSSNLSLDIWKGNCDCVGFEDILNXAQSEVMGDPHLLVEHKLGLL, from the exons ATGAATTCCAGAGTGTTTGGATCTCAGATGAACAACtgtattccagtttctgatttttcagCTGCTGGAGCATCTGAAACTGTGATAAACAGAAGCTTTACAAATGTGAAGAACGAACGTTTCCCTGTTCATCCTTTGGACATACcggataattttgtt ttgttaagtcaagATAAGATGAATTTTCTTTCTATGGGAAATATTCCGGGGCTGCATGCACCGCTGAAGCTGAAAATGGAATTCCAAGCAGTGAAGCAGGTCCAGCGTCTTCCGTTCCTTCCTAGTTCTAACTTGTCCCTGGATATCTGGAAAGGCAACTGTGACTGCGTTGGTTTTGAGGACATTTTGAA GGCACAGAGTGAAGTAATGGGAGATCCTCATCTTTTGGTTGAACACAAACTTGGTTTATTATAA